One Salmo trutta chromosome 19, fSalTru1.1, whole genome shotgun sequence genomic window carries:
- the jakmip2 gene encoding janus kinase and microtubule-interacting protein 2 isoform X1 — protein MAKKGRTKGEKPEALISALQAANEDLRSKLTDIQIELHQEKCKVSKLEREKVQECKRIREQEQHRHTATLTEQRAKWHEEKQKELQALRENLVRQHEQEQARTAKIKDQENQRLKAALSAMRDGSGEKVRTALTLEAKEEARRFFDVERVKLLQEISELKQTKKQTDEALSTMIQADKMKAGDLRSEHQIHQEQISKIKWDSERDIRRLVDEIKSKERTIFSLEKELENAIGLLQKLQMQKDALDDQLFLVKEAECNLGSPKREIPGRAGDGAEHCGSPVRHRKAEGNLEMDMRRNQRRMADLNSTIRKLEDRNSLLVDERNELLKRVRESEKQCKPMLEKNKVLNKRNDDLSQTLQRMEEKLKGLAKENLEMKEKISSHLPLKKANCKSLNDLDQAHDDQEIEFLKLQVLEQQSMIDELTRDREKLLRKKRHKRSNRPIKRHIVVDTFFGYDEESMDSETSSVASFRMDRTPATPDEDLDEGLVNEESELRFRQLTREYQALQRAYALLQEHQGGLLDAEIEAKAQEQLHADILRYKAKIEDLEKELAHKGQDSKWVEEKQLFFRRNQELLEKVEKLDAKCGRQQQELQDSKDQNELLEFRILELEERERKSPPFNHLRMHPFSEGVSALQIYCMKEGVKDVCVPDLIKLLDILGDNGNLRNEEQVAIIQASTVLSLAEKWIQQIEGTEAALHQKMIDLELEMEMFCKQKGYLEEELDYRKSALDQAYTQIQELEATLYNALQQDKVIGYGEPLSDMQKDELRTSVEKLRRQMLRKSREFDCQVLAERMELLHQAHQRIRDLEDKTDIQRRQIKDLEEKTAWKPGDCVCDCRGFYFGEKRVDFVTHIVTVSGNGTVVCRTWLGIHTCLIWDLTLGIYIMYAALHWTDPWTMELLSTQWDNWNRTLSRKTHTHTHTRVNSHITVHTDTNILETHTLTHTHTHINPLLKT, from the exons ATGGCGAAGAAGGGACGCACCAAGGGCGAGAAGCCCGAAGCGCTCATCTCTGCTTTACAGGCAGCTAACGAAGATCTCAGGTCCAAGCTGACTGACATTCAAATAGAACTTCATCAAGAGAAATGCAAG GTGAGTAAGTTGGAGCGTGAGAAGGTACAGGAGTGCAAGCGCATCCGGGAGCAGGAGCAGCACCGGCACACGGCCACGCTGACAGAACAGCGGGCCAAATGGCACGAGGAGAAGCAGAAGGAGCTCCAGGCGCTCAGAGAGAACCTGGTCCGCCAGCACGAGCAGGAGCAGGCCCGCACCGCCAAGATCAAGGACCAGGAGAACCAGCGGCTCAAGGCGGCGCTGAGTGCCATGCGGGACGGCAGTGGAGAGAAGGTGCGCACAGCATTGACCCTGGAGGCCAAAGAGGAGGCACGGCGCTTCTTCGACGTGGAGAGGGTCAAGCTGCTGCAGGAGATCTCCGAGCTCAAGCAGACCAAGAAGCAGACAGACGAGGCGCTCAGCACCATGATCCAAGCAGATAAGATGAAGGCTGGGGACTTGCGCTCCGAGCACCAGATTCACCAAGAGCAGATTTCCAAGATCAAGTGGGACAGCGAGAGGGACATCCGCAGACTG GTGGATGAGATCAAGTCTAAAGAGCGCACCATCTTCTCTCTGGAGAAGGAGTTGGAGAATGCCATTGGCTTGCTGCAGAAGCTGCAGATGCAGAAGGATGCCCTGGACGACCAGCTGTTCCTGGTCAAGGAGGCAGAGTGTAACCTGGGCAGCCCCAAGAGAGAGATCCCCGGACGGGCTGGGGACGGGGCAGAACACTGTGGCAGCCCGGTACGACATAGAAAGGCAGAGGGGAACTTGGAAATG GACATGCGCAGGAACCAGAGGCGCATGGCTGACCTCAACTCCACCATCCGCAAGCTGGAGGACCGCAACTCACTGCTGGTGGATGAGAGGAATGAACTG cTGAAGCGTGTGCGGGAGTCTGAGAAGCAGTGCAAGCCCATGCTGGAAAAGAACAAGGTGCTGAATAAGAGGAATGATGACCTCAGCCAGACCCTGCAGCGCATGGAAGAGAAACTCAAAGGCCTGGCCAAGGAGAACCTGGAGATG AAGGAGAAGATCAGCTCCCACCTGCCACTGAAGAAAGCCAACTGTAAGTCTCTGAATGATCTGGACCAGGCGCATGATGACCAGGAGATTGAGTTCCTCAAGCTGCAGGTGCTGGAGCAACAAAGCATGATCGACGAGCTGACAAGA GATAGGGAAAAACTATTGCGGAAGAAGAGGCATAAACGAAGCAACAGACCAATAAAG AGACACATTGTAGTGGACACCTTCTTTGGATATGATGAGGAATCCATGGACTCAGAGACGTCCTCCGTGGCTTCGTTTCGCATGGACCGCACTCCAGCCACTCCTGATGAAGACCTGGATGAG GGACTGGTCAATGAGGAGTCGGAGCTGCGCTTCAGGCAGCTGACCAGAGAGTACCAGGCCTTACAGAGGGCATACGCCCTGCTGCAGGAACATCAAGGGGGCCTTCTGGACGCTGAGATAGAAGCTAAG GCTCAGGAGCAGCTACATGCAGACATTCTCAGGTACAAGGCCAAAATAGAAGACCTGGAGAAGGAGCTCGCCCACAAAGGACAG GACTCCAAGTGGGTAGAGGAGAAACAGCTGTTCTTCAGGAGGAATCAGGAGCTGCTGGAAAAG GTGGAGAAGTTAGATGCAAAATGTGGTCGACAGCAACAGGAGCTGCAAGACTCCAAGGACCAGAATGAGCTCCTGGAATTCAGAATACTGGAACTAGAG GAGCGTGAGCGAAAGTCCCCTCCGTTTAATCATCTCCGCATGCATCCGTTCTCCGAGGGTGTCAGCGCCCTACAGATCTACTGTATGAAGGAAGGAGTGAAG GATGTCTGTGTACCTGACCTGATCAAGCTCCTAGACATTCTGGGTGATAATGGG aACTTGCGAAATGAGGAGCAAGTGGCCATTATTCAAGCTAGCACTGTCCTCTCTCTTGCTGAAAAG TGGATACAACAGATTGAGGGAACAGAGGCAGCGCTGCATCAGAAGATGATTGACCTGGAGCTAGAGATG GAGATGTTCTGCAAGCAGAAAGGCTATCTGGAGGAGGAGCTGGACTACAGGAAGTCAGCCCTGGATCAGGCCTACACG CAAATCCAGGAGCTGGAGGCTACACTCTACAACGCGCTGCAGCAGGACAAGGTGATCGGGTACGGCGAGCCTCTGAGTGACATGCAGAAGGACGAGCTACGTACGTCCGTGGAGAAGCTACGCAGACAGATGCTGAGGAAGAGCAGAGAGTTCGACTGTCAGGTTCTGGCTGAGAGGATGGAGCTGCTCCACCAGGCCCATCAG AGAATCCGAGACCTGGAGGATAAGACAGACATTCAGAGGAGACAAATTAAGGATCTGGAGGAGAAG ACAGCGTGGAAACCTGGAGATTGTGTTTGTGACTGCCGTGGGTTTTATTTTGGGGAGAAGAGAGTCGACTTTGTGACTCATATTGTAACAGTGAGTGGAAATGGAACTGTTGTGTGTCGGACATGGCTGGGAATTCACACCTGTTTGATTTGGGACCTCACTCTGGGGATATACATAATGTATGCTGCACTGCACTGGACTGATCCTTGGACCATGGAACTTCTCTCAACTCAGTGGGATAACTGGAACAGAACCCTCAGtcggaaaacacacacacacacacacacacgtgtaaacAGTCATATAACTGTACACACTGATACAAAcatactggaaacacacacactcacgcacacacacacacacatcaacccaCTTTTAAAGACATAA
- the jakmip2 gene encoding janus kinase and microtubule-interacting protein 2 isoform X4, with the protein MAKKGRTKGEKPEALISALQAANEDLRSKLTDIQIELHQEKCKVSKLEREKVQECKRIREQEQHRHTATLTEQRAKWHEEKQKELQALRENLVRQHEQEQARTAKIKDQENQRLKAALSAMRDGSGEKVRTALTLEAKEEARRFFDVERVKLLQEISELKQTKKQTDEALSTMIQADKMKAGDLRSEHQIHQEQISKIKWDSERDIRRLVDEIKSKERTIFSLEKELENAIGLLQKLQMQKDALDDQLFLVKEAECNLGSPKREIPGRAGDGAEHCGSPDMRRNQRRMADLNSTIRKLEDRNSLLVDERNELLKRVRESEKQCKPMLEKNKVLNKRNDDLSQTLQRMEEKLKGLAKENLEMKEKISSHLPLKKANCKSLNDLDQAHDDQEIEFLKLQVLEQQSMIDELTRDREKLLRKKRHKRSNRPIKRHIVVDTFFGYDEESMDSETSSVASFRMDRTPATPDEDLDEGLVNEESELRFRQLTREYQALQRAYALLQEHQGGLLDAEIEAKAQEQLHADILRYKAKIEDLEKELAHKGQDSKWVEEKQLFFRRNQELLEKVEKLDAKCGRQQQELQDSKDQNELLEFRILELEERERKSPPFNHLRMHPFSEGVSALQIYCMKEGVKDVCVPDLIKLLDILGDNGNLRNEEQVAIIQASTVLSLAEKWIQQIEGTEAALHQKMIDLELEMEMFCKQKGYLEEELDYRKSALDQAYTQIQELEATLYNALQQDKVIGYGEPLSDMQKDELRTSVEKLRRQMLRKSREFDCQVLAERMELLHQAHQRIRDLEDKTDIQRRQIKDLEEKFLFLFLFFSLAFILWP; encoded by the exons ATGGCGAAGAAGGGACGCACCAAGGGCGAGAAGCCCGAAGCGCTCATCTCTGCTTTACAGGCAGCTAACGAAGATCTCAGGTCCAAGCTGACTGACATTCAAATAGAACTTCATCAAGAGAAATGCAAG GTGAGTAAGTTGGAGCGTGAGAAGGTACAGGAGTGCAAGCGCATCCGGGAGCAGGAGCAGCACCGGCACACGGCCACGCTGACAGAACAGCGGGCCAAATGGCACGAGGAGAAGCAGAAGGAGCTCCAGGCGCTCAGAGAGAACCTGGTCCGCCAGCACGAGCAGGAGCAGGCCCGCACCGCCAAGATCAAGGACCAGGAGAACCAGCGGCTCAAGGCGGCGCTGAGTGCCATGCGGGACGGCAGTGGAGAGAAGGTGCGCACAGCATTGACCCTGGAGGCCAAAGAGGAGGCACGGCGCTTCTTCGACGTGGAGAGGGTCAAGCTGCTGCAGGAGATCTCCGAGCTCAAGCAGACCAAGAAGCAGACAGACGAGGCGCTCAGCACCATGATCCAAGCAGATAAGATGAAGGCTGGGGACTTGCGCTCCGAGCACCAGATTCACCAAGAGCAGATTTCCAAGATCAAGTGGGACAGCGAGAGGGACATCCGCAGACTG GTGGATGAGATCAAGTCTAAAGAGCGCACCATCTTCTCTCTGGAGAAGGAGTTGGAGAATGCCATTGGCTTGCTGCAGAAGCTGCAGATGCAGAAGGATGCCCTGGACGACCAGCTGTTCCTGGTCAAGGAGGCAGAGTGTAACCTGGGCAGCCCCAAGAGAGAGATCCCCGGACGGGCTGGGGACGGGGCAGAACACTGTGGCAGCCCG GACATGCGCAGGAACCAGAGGCGCATGGCTGACCTCAACTCCACCATCCGCAAGCTGGAGGACCGCAACTCACTGCTGGTGGATGAGAGGAATGAACTG cTGAAGCGTGTGCGGGAGTCTGAGAAGCAGTGCAAGCCCATGCTGGAAAAGAACAAGGTGCTGAATAAGAGGAATGATGACCTCAGCCAGACCCTGCAGCGCATGGAAGAGAAACTCAAAGGCCTGGCCAAGGAGAACCTGGAGATG AAGGAGAAGATCAGCTCCCACCTGCCACTGAAGAAAGCCAACTGTAAGTCTCTGAATGATCTGGACCAGGCGCATGATGACCAGGAGATTGAGTTCCTCAAGCTGCAGGTGCTGGAGCAACAAAGCATGATCGACGAGCTGACAAGA GATAGGGAAAAACTATTGCGGAAGAAGAGGCATAAACGAAGCAACAGACCAATAAAG AGACACATTGTAGTGGACACCTTCTTTGGATATGATGAGGAATCCATGGACTCAGAGACGTCCTCCGTGGCTTCGTTTCGCATGGACCGCACTCCAGCCACTCCTGATGAAGACCTGGATGAG GGACTGGTCAATGAGGAGTCGGAGCTGCGCTTCAGGCAGCTGACCAGAGAGTACCAGGCCTTACAGAGGGCATACGCCCTGCTGCAGGAACATCAAGGGGGCCTTCTGGACGCTGAGATAGAAGCTAAG GCTCAGGAGCAGCTACATGCAGACATTCTCAGGTACAAGGCCAAAATAGAAGACCTGGAGAAGGAGCTCGCCCACAAAGGACAG GACTCCAAGTGGGTAGAGGAGAAACAGCTGTTCTTCAGGAGGAATCAGGAGCTGCTGGAAAAG GTGGAGAAGTTAGATGCAAAATGTGGTCGACAGCAACAGGAGCTGCAAGACTCCAAGGACCAGAATGAGCTCCTGGAATTCAGAATACTGGAACTAGAG GAGCGTGAGCGAAAGTCCCCTCCGTTTAATCATCTCCGCATGCATCCGTTCTCCGAGGGTGTCAGCGCCCTACAGATCTACTGTATGAAGGAAGGAGTGAAG GATGTCTGTGTACCTGACCTGATCAAGCTCCTAGACATTCTGGGTGATAATGGG aACTTGCGAAATGAGGAGCAAGTGGCCATTATTCAAGCTAGCACTGTCCTCTCTCTTGCTGAAAAG TGGATACAACAGATTGAGGGAACAGAGGCAGCGCTGCATCAGAAGATGATTGACCTGGAGCTAGAGATG GAGATGTTCTGCAAGCAGAAAGGCTATCTGGAGGAGGAGCTGGACTACAGGAAGTCAGCCCTGGATCAGGCCTACACG CAAATCCAGGAGCTGGAGGCTACACTCTACAACGCGCTGCAGCAGGACAAGGTGATCGGGTACGGCGAGCCTCTGAGTGACATGCAGAAGGACGAGCTACGTACGTCCGTGGAGAAGCTACGCAGACAGATGCTGAGGAAGAGCAGAGAGTTCGACTGTCAGGTTCTGGCTGAGAGGATGGAGCTGCTCCACCAGGCCCATCAG AGAATCCGAGACCTGGAGGATAAGACAGACATTCAGAGGAGACAAATTAAGGATCTGGAGGAGAAG tttTTGTTTCTGTTCTTATTCTTTTCTCTTGCCTTTATCCTTTGGCCTTGA
- the jakmip2 gene encoding janus kinase and microtubule-interacting protein 2 isoform X3 — protein sequence MAKKGRTKGEKPEALISALQAANEDLRSKLTDIQIELHQEKCKVSKLEREKVQECKRIREQEQHRHTATLTEQRAKWHEEKQKELQALRENLVRQHEQEQARTAKIKDQENQRLKAALSAMRDGSGEKVRTALTLEAKEEARRFFDVERVKLLQEISELKQTKKQTDEALSTMIQADKMKAGDLRSEHQIHQEQISKIKWDSERDIRRLVDEIKSKERTIFSLEKELENAIGLLQKLQMQKDALDDQLFLVKEAECNLGSPKREIPGRAGDGAEHCGSPVRHRKAEGNLEMDMRRNQRRMADLNSTIRKLEDRNSLLVDERNELLKRVRESEKQCKPMLEKNKVLNKRNDDLSQTLQRMEEKLKGLAKENLEMKEKISSHLPLKKANCKSLNDLDQAHDDQEIEFLKLQVLEQQSMIDELTRDREKLLRKKRHKRSNRPIKRHIVVDTFFGYDEESMDSETSSVASFRMDRTPATPDEDLDEGLVNEESELRFRQLTREYQALQRAYALLQEHQGGLLDAEIEAKAQEQLHADILRYKAKIEDLEKELAHKGQDSKWVEEKQLFFRRNQELLEKVEKLDAKCGRQQQELQDSKDQNELLEFRILELEERERKSPPFNHLRMHPFSEGVSALQIYCMKEGVKDVCVPDLIKLLDILGDNGNLRNEEQVAIIQASTVLSLAEKWIQQIEGTEAALHQKMIDLELEMEMFCKQKGYLEEELDYRKSALDQAYTQIQELEATLYNALQQDKVIGYGEPLSDMQKDELRTSVEKLRRQMLRKSREFDCQVLAERMELLHQAHQRIRDLEDKTDIQRRQIKDLEEKFLFLFLFFSLAFILWP from the exons ATGGCGAAGAAGGGACGCACCAAGGGCGAGAAGCCCGAAGCGCTCATCTCTGCTTTACAGGCAGCTAACGAAGATCTCAGGTCCAAGCTGACTGACATTCAAATAGAACTTCATCAAGAGAAATGCAAG GTGAGTAAGTTGGAGCGTGAGAAGGTACAGGAGTGCAAGCGCATCCGGGAGCAGGAGCAGCACCGGCACACGGCCACGCTGACAGAACAGCGGGCCAAATGGCACGAGGAGAAGCAGAAGGAGCTCCAGGCGCTCAGAGAGAACCTGGTCCGCCAGCACGAGCAGGAGCAGGCCCGCACCGCCAAGATCAAGGACCAGGAGAACCAGCGGCTCAAGGCGGCGCTGAGTGCCATGCGGGACGGCAGTGGAGAGAAGGTGCGCACAGCATTGACCCTGGAGGCCAAAGAGGAGGCACGGCGCTTCTTCGACGTGGAGAGGGTCAAGCTGCTGCAGGAGATCTCCGAGCTCAAGCAGACCAAGAAGCAGACAGACGAGGCGCTCAGCACCATGATCCAAGCAGATAAGATGAAGGCTGGGGACTTGCGCTCCGAGCACCAGATTCACCAAGAGCAGATTTCCAAGATCAAGTGGGACAGCGAGAGGGACATCCGCAGACTG GTGGATGAGATCAAGTCTAAAGAGCGCACCATCTTCTCTCTGGAGAAGGAGTTGGAGAATGCCATTGGCTTGCTGCAGAAGCTGCAGATGCAGAAGGATGCCCTGGACGACCAGCTGTTCCTGGTCAAGGAGGCAGAGTGTAACCTGGGCAGCCCCAAGAGAGAGATCCCCGGACGGGCTGGGGACGGGGCAGAACACTGTGGCAGCCCGGTACGACATAGAAAGGCAGAGGGGAACTTGGAAATG GACATGCGCAGGAACCAGAGGCGCATGGCTGACCTCAACTCCACCATCCGCAAGCTGGAGGACCGCAACTCACTGCTGGTGGATGAGAGGAATGAACTG cTGAAGCGTGTGCGGGAGTCTGAGAAGCAGTGCAAGCCCATGCTGGAAAAGAACAAGGTGCTGAATAAGAGGAATGATGACCTCAGCCAGACCCTGCAGCGCATGGAAGAGAAACTCAAAGGCCTGGCCAAGGAGAACCTGGAGATG AAGGAGAAGATCAGCTCCCACCTGCCACTGAAGAAAGCCAACTGTAAGTCTCTGAATGATCTGGACCAGGCGCATGATGACCAGGAGATTGAGTTCCTCAAGCTGCAGGTGCTGGAGCAACAAAGCATGATCGACGAGCTGACAAGA GATAGGGAAAAACTATTGCGGAAGAAGAGGCATAAACGAAGCAACAGACCAATAAAG AGACACATTGTAGTGGACACCTTCTTTGGATATGATGAGGAATCCATGGACTCAGAGACGTCCTCCGTGGCTTCGTTTCGCATGGACCGCACTCCAGCCACTCCTGATGAAGACCTGGATGAG GGACTGGTCAATGAGGAGTCGGAGCTGCGCTTCAGGCAGCTGACCAGAGAGTACCAGGCCTTACAGAGGGCATACGCCCTGCTGCAGGAACATCAAGGGGGCCTTCTGGACGCTGAGATAGAAGCTAAG GCTCAGGAGCAGCTACATGCAGACATTCTCAGGTACAAGGCCAAAATAGAAGACCTGGAGAAGGAGCTCGCCCACAAAGGACAG GACTCCAAGTGGGTAGAGGAGAAACAGCTGTTCTTCAGGAGGAATCAGGAGCTGCTGGAAAAG GTGGAGAAGTTAGATGCAAAATGTGGTCGACAGCAACAGGAGCTGCAAGACTCCAAGGACCAGAATGAGCTCCTGGAATTCAGAATACTGGAACTAGAG GAGCGTGAGCGAAAGTCCCCTCCGTTTAATCATCTCCGCATGCATCCGTTCTCCGAGGGTGTCAGCGCCCTACAGATCTACTGTATGAAGGAAGGAGTGAAG GATGTCTGTGTACCTGACCTGATCAAGCTCCTAGACATTCTGGGTGATAATGGG aACTTGCGAAATGAGGAGCAAGTGGCCATTATTCAAGCTAGCACTGTCCTCTCTCTTGCTGAAAAG TGGATACAACAGATTGAGGGAACAGAGGCAGCGCTGCATCAGAAGATGATTGACCTGGAGCTAGAGATG GAGATGTTCTGCAAGCAGAAAGGCTATCTGGAGGAGGAGCTGGACTACAGGAAGTCAGCCCTGGATCAGGCCTACACG CAAATCCAGGAGCTGGAGGCTACACTCTACAACGCGCTGCAGCAGGACAAGGTGATCGGGTACGGCGAGCCTCTGAGTGACATGCAGAAGGACGAGCTACGTACGTCCGTGGAGAAGCTACGCAGACAGATGCTGAGGAAGAGCAGAGAGTTCGACTGTCAGGTTCTGGCTGAGAGGATGGAGCTGCTCCACCAGGCCCATCAG AGAATCCGAGACCTGGAGGATAAGACAGACATTCAGAGGAGACAAATTAAGGATCTGGAGGAGAAG tttTTGTTTCTGTTCTTATTCTTTTCTCTTGCCTTTATCCTTTGGCCTTGA
- the jakmip2 gene encoding janus kinase and microtubule-interacting protein 2 isoform X2: MAKKGRTKGEKPEALISALQAANEDLRSKLTDIQIELHQEKCKVSKLEREKVQECKRIREQEQHRHTATLTEQRAKWHEEKQKELQALRENLVRQHEQEQARTAKIKDQENQRLKAALSAMRDGSGEKVRTALTLEAKEEARRFFDVERVKLLQEISELKQTKKQTDEALSTMIQADKMKAGDLRSEHQIHQEQISKIKWDSERDIRRLVDEIKSKERTIFSLEKELENAIGLLQKLQMQKDALDDQLFLVKEAECNLGSPKREIPGRAGDGAEHCGSPDMRRNQRRMADLNSTIRKLEDRNSLLVDERNELLKRVRESEKQCKPMLEKNKVLNKRNDDLSQTLQRMEEKLKGLAKENLEMKEKISSHLPLKKANCKSLNDLDQAHDDQEIEFLKLQVLEQQSMIDELTRDREKLLRKKRHKRSNRPIKRHIVVDTFFGYDEESMDSETSSVASFRMDRTPATPDEDLDEGLVNEESELRFRQLTREYQALQRAYALLQEHQGGLLDAEIEAKAQEQLHADILRYKAKIEDLEKELAHKGQDSKWVEEKQLFFRRNQELLEKVEKLDAKCGRQQQELQDSKDQNELLEFRILELEERERKSPPFNHLRMHPFSEGVSALQIYCMKEGVKDVCVPDLIKLLDILGDNGNLRNEEQVAIIQASTVLSLAEKWIQQIEGTEAALHQKMIDLELEMEMFCKQKGYLEEELDYRKSALDQAYTQIQELEATLYNALQQDKVIGYGEPLSDMQKDELRTSVEKLRRQMLRKSREFDCQVLAERMELLHQAHQRIRDLEDKTDIQRRQIKDLEEKTAWKPGDCVCDCRGFYFGEKRVDFVTHIVTVSGNGTVVCRTWLGIHTCLIWDLTLGIYIMYAALHWTDPWTMELLSTQWDNWNRTLSRKTHTHTHTRVNSHITVHTDTNILETHTLTHTHTHINPLLKT, from the exons ATGGCGAAGAAGGGACGCACCAAGGGCGAGAAGCCCGAAGCGCTCATCTCTGCTTTACAGGCAGCTAACGAAGATCTCAGGTCCAAGCTGACTGACATTCAAATAGAACTTCATCAAGAGAAATGCAAG GTGAGTAAGTTGGAGCGTGAGAAGGTACAGGAGTGCAAGCGCATCCGGGAGCAGGAGCAGCACCGGCACACGGCCACGCTGACAGAACAGCGGGCCAAATGGCACGAGGAGAAGCAGAAGGAGCTCCAGGCGCTCAGAGAGAACCTGGTCCGCCAGCACGAGCAGGAGCAGGCCCGCACCGCCAAGATCAAGGACCAGGAGAACCAGCGGCTCAAGGCGGCGCTGAGTGCCATGCGGGACGGCAGTGGAGAGAAGGTGCGCACAGCATTGACCCTGGAGGCCAAAGAGGAGGCACGGCGCTTCTTCGACGTGGAGAGGGTCAAGCTGCTGCAGGAGATCTCCGAGCTCAAGCAGACCAAGAAGCAGACAGACGAGGCGCTCAGCACCATGATCCAAGCAGATAAGATGAAGGCTGGGGACTTGCGCTCCGAGCACCAGATTCACCAAGAGCAGATTTCCAAGATCAAGTGGGACAGCGAGAGGGACATCCGCAGACTG GTGGATGAGATCAAGTCTAAAGAGCGCACCATCTTCTCTCTGGAGAAGGAGTTGGAGAATGCCATTGGCTTGCTGCAGAAGCTGCAGATGCAGAAGGATGCCCTGGACGACCAGCTGTTCCTGGTCAAGGAGGCAGAGTGTAACCTGGGCAGCCCCAAGAGAGAGATCCCCGGACGGGCTGGGGACGGGGCAGAACACTGTGGCAGCCCG GACATGCGCAGGAACCAGAGGCGCATGGCTGACCTCAACTCCACCATCCGCAAGCTGGAGGACCGCAACTCACTGCTGGTGGATGAGAGGAATGAACTG cTGAAGCGTGTGCGGGAGTCTGAGAAGCAGTGCAAGCCCATGCTGGAAAAGAACAAGGTGCTGAATAAGAGGAATGATGACCTCAGCCAGACCCTGCAGCGCATGGAAGAGAAACTCAAAGGCCTGGCCAAGGAGAACCTGGAGATG AAGGAGAAGATCAGCTCCCACCTGCCACTGAAGAAAGCCAACTGTAAGTCTCTGAATGATCTGGACCAGGCGCATGATGACCAGGAGATTGAGTTCCTCAAGCTGCAGGTGCTGGAGCAACAAAGCATGATCGACGAGCTGACAAGA GATAGGGAAAAACTATTGCGGAAGAAGAGGCATAAACGAAGCAACAGACCAATAAAG AGACACATTGTAGTGGACACCTTCTTTGGATATGATGAGGAATCCATGGACTCAGAGACGTCCTCCGTGGCTTCGTTTCGCATGGACCGCACTCCAGCCACTCCTGATGAAGACCTGGATGAG GGACTGGTCAATGAGGAGTCGGAGCTGCGCTTCAGGCAGCTGACCAGAGAGTACCAGGCCTTACAGAGGGCATACGCCCTGCTGCAGGAACATCAAGGGGGCCTTCTGGACGCTGAGATAGAAGCTAAG GCTCAGGAGCAGCTACATGCAGACATTCTCAGGTACAAGGCCAAAATAGAAGACCTGGAGAAGGAGCTCGCCCACAAAGGACAG GACTCCAAGTGGGTAGAGGAGAAACAGCTGTTCTTCAGGAGGAATCAGGAGCTGCTGGAAAAG GTGGAGAAGTTAGATGCAAAATGTGGTCGACAGCAACAGGAGCTGCAAGACTCCAAGGACCAGAATGAGCTCCTGGAATTCAGAATACTGGAACTAGAG GAGCGTGAGCGAAAGTCCCCTCCGTTTAATCATCTCCGCATGCATCCGTTCTCCGAGGGTGTCAGCGCCCTACAGATCTACTGTATGAAGGAAGGAGTGAAG GATGTCTGTGTACCTGACCTGATCAAGCTCCTAGACATTCTGGGTGATAATGGG aACTTGCGAAATGAGGAGCAAGTGGCCATTATTCAAGCTAGCACTGTCCTCTCTCTTGCTGAAAAG TGGATACAACAGATTGAGGGAACAGAGGCAGCGCTGCATCAGAAGATGATTGACCTGGAGCTAGAGATG GAGATGTTCTGCAAGCAGAAAGGCTATCTGGAGGAGGAGCTGGACTACAGGAAGTCAGCCCTGGATCAGGCCTACACG CAAATCCAGGAGCTGGAGGCTACACTCTACAACGCGCTGCAGCAGGACAAGGTGATCGGGTACGGCGAGCCTCTGAGTGACATGCAGAAGGACGAGCTACGTACGTCCGTGGAGAAGCTACGCAGACAGATGCTGAGGAAGAGCAGAGAGTTCGACTGTCAGGTTCTGGCTGAGAGGATGGAGCTGCTCCACCAGGCCCATCAG AGAATCCGAGACCTGGAGGATAAGACAGACATTCAGAGGAGACAAATTAAGGATCTGGAGGAGAAG ACAGCGTGGAAACCTGGAGATTGTGTTTGTGACTGCCGTGGGTTTTATTTTGGGGAGAAGAGAGTCGACTTTGTGACTCATATTGTAACAGTGAGTGGAAATGGAACTGTTGTGTGTCGGACATGGCTGGGAATTCACACCTGTTTGATTTGGGACCTCACTCTGGGGATATACATAATGTATGCTGCACTGCACTGGACTGATCCTTGGACCATGGAACTTCTCTCAACTCAGTGGGATAACTGGAACAGAACCCTCAGtcggaaaacacacacacacacacacacacgtgtaaacAGTCATATAACTGTACACACTGATACAAAcatactggaaacacacacactcacgcacacacacacacacatcaacccaCTTTTAAAGACATAA